GCAAGGCAGAAGATAACGGAGGCCGGTGGGGAGGCTATAACCATTGAGGAACTCCTTGAGAGAAACCCGAAGGGTAGTGGAGTAATCATAATGGAGTGATGGGCCATGAGGATAATTAACGCTGAAGGACTCATACTCGGAAGGCTCGCCTCAAAGGTTGCCAAGATGCTCCTCGAGGGCGAGGAAATTGTCATAGTTAACGCCGACAAGGCCATCATCACCGGTAACAGGAAGGATGTCTTTGCCAAGTACAAACGGAAAACCGGACTGAGGACCAGGACCAACCCGAGGAAGGGTCCGTTCTACCCGAAGAGGAGCGACGAGATAGTCAGGAGAACCGTCAGGGGCATGCTCCCCTGGAAGACCGACCGCGGAAGGAAGGCTTTCAAGAGGCTCAAGGTCTATGTCGGCGTTCCGAAGGAGTTCGAGGGAAAAGAGCTTGAGACCATAATCGAGGCCCACATGTCGAGGCTCGCAACTCCGAAGTACGTTACCGTTGGCGAGGTTGCCAAGTTCCTCGGTGGAAAGTTCTGAGGTGAGAGGAAATGAAGGTCATCCAGACTGCTGGTAAGAGGAAGACGGCCATCGCGAGGGCCACCATCCGGGAAGGAAAGGGTCGCGTCAGGATCAACCACAAGCCAGTTGAGATCATCGAGCCGGAAATCGCGCGCTTCACCATCATGGAGCCCCTCGTAATTGCCGGTGAGGAGGTAGTGAGCAAGGTTGACATTGACGTCAAGGTCGAGGGAGGGGGTTTCATGGGACAGGCCGAGGCTGCACGCGTCGCCATAGCTAGGGCCCTCGTGGAGTGGACCAACGACATGAACCTCAAGGAAAAGTTTATGAAGTACGACAGGACTATGCTCGTTGGTGACAGCAGGAGAACCGAGCCCCACAAGCCCAACCGCTCAACCAAGGGTCCGAGGGCCAAGAGGCAGAAGTCCTACCGCTGAGGGCTTTCCTTTAATATTCATT
The genomic region above belongs to Thermococcus sp. and contains:
- the rplM gene encoding 50S ribosomal protein L13, with the translated sequence MRIINAEGLILGRLASKVAKMLLEGEEIVIVNADKAIITGNRKDVFAKYKRKTGLRTRTNPRKGPFYPKRSDEIVRRTVRGMLPWKTDRGRKAFKRLKVYVGVPKEFEGKELETIIEAHMSRLATPKYVTVGEVAKFLGGKF
- a CDS encoding 30S ribosomal protein S9, which encodes MKVIQTAGKRKTAIARATIREGKGRVRINHKPVEIIEPEIARFTIMEPLVIAGEEVVSKVDIDVKVEGGGFMGQAEAARVAIARALVEWTNDMNLKEKFMKYDRTMLVGDSRRTEPHKPNRSTKGPRAKRQKSYR